Part of the Leucobacter insecticola genome is shown below.
CTCGCAGCAAGCTCGTCAAGCCGAGCGCGCGATGAGGTGAGTTCCTGAAATCCGGCCCGAGCGAAATCCGCAAGGCGCAGTTCGCGTGTTTCGCGCGTCACTTCCGATCCCCGAGCTACACCGTATCGAGCATTGAAGAGAGCTCGTACGGGGTGACCTGGGCACGGTACTCGGCGACTTCGCGTCGCTTATCTCGGATGAAATAGGCAAACACCTGCTCCCCCAGTGTCTCAGCGACAAGCTCTGAGCGCTCCATCACCGCGAGGGCATGGTCGAGGCTTGTCGGCAGCGCGTCGAAGCCCATGGCCCGGCGTTCGCCGTCGCTGAGCGCCCACACGTTGTTCTCTGCCTCCGGGGAAGCTCGTACTCTCCCTCGATGCCTTTGAGTCCGGCAGCGAGCAGCATCGAGAATCCAAGGTACGGGTTCACTGCGCTGTCCATGCCGCGGTACTCGACACGCGCGGCACCACCCTTGCCGGGTTTGTACATCGGGATCCGCACGAGCGCCGAACGGTTGTTGTGGCCCCAGCTGACGAAGGACGGAGCCTCGTCGCCGCCCCAGAGCCGCTTGTAGGAGTTGATGTACTGGTTCGTGACCGCGGTGATCTCGGGAGCGTGGCGCAGCAGCCCCGCGACAAAGCGGCGCCCGGTCTGAGAAAGCTGGTGGCGCGCGCCCGGATCGTAGAAGGCGTTGGTGTCGCCCTCGAACAGCGAGAGGTGCGTGTGCATGCCGGATCCTGGCTGCCCCACGAGTGGCTTCGGCATGAAGGTAGCGTGCACTCCCTGCGCGATCGCGACCTCCTTCACGACGCTGCGGAACGTCATGAGGTTATCGGCGGTCGTGAGGGCGTCGGCGTAGCGCAGATCGATCTCGTTTTGCCCGGGACCGGCCTCGTGATGGCTGAACTCGACGGAGATGCCAAGATCTTCCAGCATGTTCACACTTTCCCGGCGGAAGTCGTGCGCGGTGCCGCCCGGAACATTGTCGAAGTATCCAGCGCGGTCAACGGGCGTCGGGCCCTCTGCTCCAAACTCCTTTGATTTCAGCAGATAAAACTCGACCTCGGGATGCGTGTAAAAGGTGAATCCTTGCTCGGCGGCGCGGGCCAGGGTGCGCTTCAGCACGTTTCGCGGATCCGCAACCGCGGGTTCACCGTTCGGGGTCCTGATATCGCAGAACATACGCGCTGTCGGCTCGCTCTGGCTGCGCCACGGAAGCATTTGAAACGTCGCAGGATCCGGTACCGCGAGCAGATCAGACTCATAGGCGCGGGTGAGGCCTTCGATCGCGGAGCCGTCGAACCCAATGCCCTCGCTGAACGCGCCCTCCACCTCGGCCGGTGCGAGCGCGACCGATTTGAGCGTTCCGGACACGTCCGTAAACCACAGCCGCACGAACCTGACACCGCGCTCCTCGATGGTGCGAAGAACAAAATCACGCTGTTTACTCATGCCTGCTCCGTTCATGAATGACGTTTAGCAGAATCAGACTATCGCGCCCCTGTGACAATCATGTTACGTCGGCCTGTGTTCTGGGCCCGCGCAGGACGCTAGTCCTCCCGTGCGTCCTCTTCGGCCCATTGCCGCGCCCGTTCCGCGATGATTTCCTGCGCGTTTGCGGCCTCTTCCCGGCTCTGAAACGGCCCAACACGGTCTACCGAGAGCGACTGCGGGCCGTCCTCCACCTCGCCGGTGCGGGTGTTGTACCAGTAGGTTTCGGCGGGATCCTCGATACCCCAGTCACGTTTGCTCATGGTGCGCTCCTCGATTTGTTCTGGGTGATGAGATGACAGAGCGATTGCCCGCCACACTCCTAGACTAGAACCATGCCATTCGACGCACAGGGGTTTCTTGTTCCAGGATCATTGCCGGCAGCGCGGACGGTGCCCGGCACCATCGCGCGGCCGCCGTATGTGGGGCTCAGCGTCCCGCCGCCGTATGCCGGCGACAATACGTACACGGAGAGTGAGATCGAAAAGATCCGAATCTCGGGAGCGATCGCATCCCGCGCGCTCGACGCCGTCGCGGAGGTGGTGCGCCCTGGAGTGACCACGGCCGAGCTCGACCGTGTCGCTCACGAATCGGTGGTCGCCGCTGGCGCCTACCCCTCCACACTCGGGTACCGCGGATACCGGGCGTCAAGCTGCACCTCCGTCAATGAGGTGATTTGTCACGGGATTCCCGACGACACCGTGCTGCGCGAGGGCGACATCGTGAACGTCGACGTCACCGCATATCTCGACGGTTTCCACGGCGACACGAACCGCACCTTCCGCGTGGGCGCGGTCCCGGAAGAGATTGATCTGCTCGTCGAACGCACGCACGAGGCGATGATGCGCGGGATCAAGGCCGCTCGTCCGGGCCGTGCGGTCAACGTGATTGGCCGCGTCATCGAGACCTACGCGAAGCGCTTCGGCTATGGCGTGGTGCGTGATTTTACCGGGCACGGTGTCGGATCTTCGTTCCACAGCGGGCTGATCATCCCCCACTATGACTCGGCCCCCGCCTACGCAGACGTGATTCGGCCGGGCATGGTGTTCACGGTGGAGCCGATGCTGACCCTCGGCACGCACGAGTGGGATCAGTGGGACGACGGCTGGACCGTGACCACGCGGGATCGCTCCGTGACCGCGCAGTTCGAACACACCATCGTGGTGCGTGAAGACGGTTTCGAGATCCTGACTCTGTCGGAGTAGCTCGTGAGCTTGCGTCATCCTGCGCGCCCACCCTGCTTCATCATGCGCGCAGTCGCAGGATCCACGTGTCCCAACTAGGATCCTTGTTTTGCGGGGAGCTTGGCGAGCCGGAGACGGTAGGCCCGTGCCAGCGCTTGATTGCGTTATCGAGACGCGCAAGGGTCGCACATCTCTCCTCCGCAAATGCGCCAGCACGGGCCTACCGTCTCCGGCTCTCTGGTGTGTAGTTCCGTATGGTGCAATTGTCGAGAGTGCGAATTCGAGCCGCACGGTCGTGAAAGAGACGCGTGCAAGGTCTACCATTGGTGTATGAGGTCTCTGCTTACTGAAACCTCCTTCCAGGAACTCCACGGAATTGGCTGGGACGGCGATCTGGACGTCATGCGGGCCAATGATGTGATCGTTCACGATTAGTCTGTAACGGCTTCCTCATCCATCCAAGGGTCCGGCGATCATAGCTGACAGGAATGACTTGAGGCTGCCGGGCAGGGGTAAGCCCGCACCGCGTGAAGCGACACGCAAGGGAACCATGCTTTAAGCGAATGCCGGCTTGCCTCGGACTAGGAGCCGTCGCACCGACACACCCACCCGGAACGGCTGTGACTCCTAATCTGCCACCCGGGCGAGGGTGATATGGCAAGGTGGCCGTAGACCGGTCGCAATGGTGGGCAGTCAGTAACCGCTCAGCGACGGTTTGCGTTCAGCAAAGCTGTTGAGGACCGGTTTCGCTTACTCGAAAGCGGCCTCATTCAAGCCAAGAAATCGCCTGAGAAAATGGCACCGACCCGGAAGTGGAGCAACCTTCAACACAGGTAAACATGGACGTGCGTTGAAGTAAGTATTCGAATCATCACAGGTACGTCTCTCTAACGTGAGAGAACCATTCTGGTTCTCCTTCGAGAAACCCTTTGATTCCTTCCATATCTGGATAGATTGTCTCCCAATCTAAGCCGTATGTACGCTTTAGAGTCTCTCGAATGGGCTCCTTCAGCCTGGCCGGTATCCGGAAGCTGTAGGTAAGAGACAGGTCGCTATCGGGGTTGGCAAGAGTCTTGCTGGGGTCGCAGGGGGCTAACACGACAGACATAGACGCAGCTATGTCTGTCGCCCGCCAATCTCCATCGACAATCTCGTTATAACGTTCAAGAACCGATTCCGTAATCGCTGGTGCTCCATCGAGAAGAAACACAGCGTTTTGCGCCAAAATGCGCTTGTCGTAGTCGGGTGGAATGACTTCCCGAAGCCGGGTCCCGGTCCCCCATGCACCCGTGACTCGATGTTTTGGAGAGCTAAAATCAAACCAAAATGGGTACTGTTCGGACCAGAAAGCCTTGTCTATTTCTTTGGCTTGCGAATCGTCGATTTGAGAAACTGCGCGGTGGGCTACAGCAATGAGTCGGGCATCAGTCTCTGCGGTTTCTGGGTCTGTGACAGCAAACCAGAGCGCGAGCAGCGGGTTTCTAGTGGCGTCGAGCAACCTGGTAGGGATTCCACGATGCTGCATTCTCGCCAGCGTCTCGACCGCAGGAGAGCTACCGAGTCTCCACCGAGCACCCACATCTGCAAGAAGATACCGCTCAGCGGCGACGATTTCCCGCTCCGTTGGTATGGTGTTGGCGGTCTGGTGTAGACCTTCACCAATGGGTTCCTTTGCCCTACGCACCTCACGATGAAGTGTAGAGTGCAAGCCCCAGTTCGCGTTCGCTTGCCCTCTCCACGTAACAGTGAGCGGGGCGAGCCTGCGGGTGAGTTCATCGAGTTGCGTCATGAGTTCTGAGAGCGATTCCACAGTTACCTCGAACCGTTCAAAGATTGCCGCAGGTGTGCTCACCTTGTCTTCGGGGTAGCTTTCGAATCTTATTGGTTCATAGTCCGACTCAGGCGAGTCGAACGATTCATTAGCTAACTCGCGAGCAACGCGGGCATACAATGCTGGTTCGAGCGTTTGCCCGGAATAATTTTGAAGCCAGCCGAGAGATGACTTGCTAATCCGGTCGGCGGCCTCCCTGGTCGCTGGGGTGAGCGAGTTTCGAACTTCATCGTTCCAGACCGTATTCGCATCGTCGATCGCCCAGTGGTTGAACTCGTTTGCACTGGCTATCTTTGCGGCGATCTCATGGGCTGGGCCAGACAATGCGGCACTTAGTGCGTCATTCCAAGCTTTGTTCCCGACAGTTGGCATGAGGTGGCTGAACTGGTTCGCGCTCGCGATCCTCGCGGCGGCCTCTTTGGCTGGGCCAGACAATGCAGCACTTAGCGCGTCATTCCAAGCTTTGTTCCCGACAGTTGGCATGAGGTGGCTGAACTGGTTCGCGCTCGCGATCCTCGCGGCGGCCTCTTTGGCTGGGCCAGACAATGCAGCACTTAGCGCGTCATTCCAAGCTTTGTTCCCGACAGTTGGCATGAGGTGGCTGAACTGGTTCGCGCTCGCGATCCTCGCGGCGATCTCTTGGGCGGAGACAGACGAGGAGTTGTCGTTCTCGGTCTCGCTTTTCTGCGCCGCCTCTGACCGATAAGTATTCGGTGCTTCTTCGTCCGGCTGAACGGAGTCATCGCTGGTTCCTGGTTTGGGTCCACCTGAGCCATCATTGTCGTCTTCCGGTACCAAGTCCGTCGACCTCCGTTCACATTCATTGCTCTTTACCATCACCCTATTTGAGTGCAGAGGAGATTTAGAGAGTTCTGGATATGAACACCGTGCCGTGGACTGCGAAGGCGACCTGGACGTCATACGTGGCGATGATGCGAAGATTCACGGCTGGAATGCAAAGGCTTTCTCATCTGTCCAAGAGTTTGACGATTTTAGTCGGTAAGAATGACTCGAGGCTGCCGGGCAGAGGCAGGGCGGCAATGAGCGCATCAGGGTTGGCGTTGCGCGAAGCGAAACGCCGGGGTCCCCTGCTTTAAGCGAATGTCGGCTTGCCTCTGCCCGGTAGTCGCCACGTCGACAGAGATATGTCAGTCTTGAAATCGGAGATTCTGCGACTTCGCGCAGAATGACAGGGGGCGCGCAGCATGTTGCTGGGGATGGAATGGGCCGGATCATACGCCGGGTTCTGTCGCGCTGGCCCGAAAACCAGCGGTGACGGTCATCTCTCTCGGGATACTGTTACCAGCATCCTCTAGCGGCCTACCCGAAGACTCAGCGAGGAGCCTCAATGTCTTCTGTCTGGCCTTGCTCCGAACGAGGTTTACCTGGCCGCCCGTGTCACCACGAACGCCGGTGGTCTCTTACACCACCCTTTCAGCCTTACCGGAAGTGGCAAGCCACTCCTGGCGGTCTACTCTCTGTTGCACTTTCTCGCGGGTTACCCCGGGTGGGTGTTACCCACCGTTCTCCTCTGTGGAGCCCGGACGTTCCTCGGCACGGCCACCGCTTGCGCGGTGTCGTGACGCGACCGCCTCACCGACCCATTCCGTGATTCAGTGTAGCGGAGAGCGGGCGAGATAATGGCGCGTGCGGGCTACTCTTCGTAGTCGCGCACCAGGATCGCGCCGCTGCCCGGGCAAAACACCAGCTCATCGGGTGCGGTGGCACGGATGTCGCTGAGCTCGGCAGGAGCGAGCGCCATGTTGTTACCTTCAGACACGTTGCCACGCAGTCGCGCCGCGCCAATTCCAATCCGGCCGCGAAGCTCTTCGTACAGATCGAGCAGGTCGCGCTGTAGCTCCGCGGCGACACTCGCGCGTTCCTCGGACTGCGCTGCGATCCTTGCGTCGAGTTCTCGCTCAGCCGCTTCGAGCCGCGCGGTGACCTCTGCGCGACGCGCGTCAACACCTTCCAGTAGCTGAGTTGCTTCGTCAAAGGCGGCCTGCGCGGTCTCCAATACCTCCATGATCTCGAGCTCGCGATCCTCAAGCTCGGACTGCCGACGCGTCAGCGTTTCCAGTTCCGATTGCAGCGCCTGGGCCTCTTTGCTTGAGGTGCTGGAGCTGAGCATCTCGGTATCGCGATCCCTGCGCTGCTGCACGGTCGCAACGTCGGACTCGATCCGTTCGAGCTCGCCACGCTGCGTATCAAGCTCGCGCTGCGCCCGCATAAAGCCGTCGCGGGCTGCCGCATGCTCTGATCCAAGCCCCTCAAGTTCGGTACGTTCGGGAAGTGTGGCGCGCTGTCTGCGCAGCCGCGCCAGCAGAGTGTCGAGGTCTTGGAGATCAAGCAGGAGTCTCTGCTGGCGTGTGCTGGCCTTCATGCTTCCAAGCCTATCGGCAAGTGCCCCCGGGCGCTGCGAAGCCGCAGCCGCGAAGATCCTTCAGACGCTGAAGGTCCAGGGATCGGTGCGGAGCGTGCTGACCCGAAACTCCACCCCGGCAGCTGGGCCGCGAGGCGTTCCGCAGCGCCGTCAAGCCACAGCGACTCGCTCGCCCAGTGCGCCACATCGATCAGCGCGGGTCCGGTGGTCGCCGCGCTCAGCTCCAGCGATTCCTGCGCCGGGTGGTGACGCAAATCGCTCGTGAGATACACGTCCGCCGCGCGCACCTCGGGGTGGTCAAGGAGGCTGTCGCCGGCGCCCCCGAGAAGCGCGATGCGCTGCACTTCGCGATCCGGATCCCCCGCCACCCGCACACCGGTCACAGTCTCTGGCAGGATCGCCGCGACCCGCTCAGCGAACGACCGTAGCGTTTCGGGCGTCGCCAGATCACCGACGCGACCGATCCCGATGCCTGCCTCAGCCGCGGGTACGATCGGCGCTGCGCCGCGCAACCCGAGCCGCTGGGCAATGACGTCGGAGACGCCGCCGCCGGGAATATCCCCGTTGGTGTGCGCCGCGAGAAGCGCACACTCGCCCCGGATGAGCCGGGCGAGCAACGCACCCTTGGAGGTGTCCTCCGCGACCGAGTGCACCCCCCGCAGCAGGAGCGGGTGATGCGTGAAGAGGAGGTCCGCGCCCCACTCAAGCGCCTCGTCGACCGTCGCCGCTACCGCGTCAACGGCGAGCAACACTCGTCGCAGCGGCGCGTCGTCTCGGCCGGAGACGAGCCCCACGCGGTCCCATGACTCTGCGGAATCCTCGGGCCAGAATTCCTCTGCGACGCGGCGGATATCCGCGAGCGTGAAGTGTCCCGTGCGATCCGCGAGCGATGTCATCACTACCTCCGAAGCAGTTTTCTGGCGATGGCGTTCCCGAGTACCTGTACGAGCTGCACGATGACGATAATCAACAGCACTGCCGACCAGGTTACCCAGGGGTTGAACTGGCGGAAGCCATACTGCATTGCAAAGTTGCCGAGGCCACCACCACCAATAATGCCAGCCATCGCGGTCATATCAACCACCGCGATAAACGCGAAGGTGTAGCCGAGCACGAGCGGGCCGAGGCCCTCCGGAATCAGCACGGTGAGGATCGTGCGCAGCGGGCCAGCTCCCATCGCCCGGGCGGCCTCAATAACGCCCGGAGAGACGGTCAGCAGGTTTTGCTCTACCAGGCGTGCGATTCCGAAGCTCGCCGCGAAGGCGAGGGCGAACATCGCCATCGGATCCCCAATTCCGGTCCCGATGACCGCGCGTGCGAGCGGTTGCAGGGCGAAGATCAGGAGGACGAACGGGATCGGGCGGAAGAAGTTCACGAGGAAGTTCAGAACCCAGTAGGTGGGTGGGCTGGGCAGAATGCCGCCCTGGCGGGTGACCGTCAGACACACGCCCAGGATCAAACCAATGCCGCCACCGAGGCCCATCGCGACGAGCACGTACAAGAGGGTTTGAAAGGTCGCCTCGAGAAACTTTCCACTTTCAAACAGAGCAAAGAGTTGTTCCATTACGCCAGAACCTCCAGTTCTGCATGCTGTGCGAGCGCGGCAACCGCGTGTTCAATCTTGAGATCGTCGCCAATGAGTTCCAGGGTGAGTCTCCCGAAGCTTCGTCCGCCGACATCGGTAACACCGCCGTGCACGATGCTCACGCCGACGCCCCGGTCGGCGATGGTCTGGAAGACGACCGGCTGATCCACGTCGCCGTCCCTGAACGTCAACGTCACCAGCTTTCCGCGGTGCCTGCGTCGCAGCTCTTCAAGATGCGCCGCATTCGGCTCGGTCGGGAGCGCGGTCGCCACGAAGCGTTTGGTTGTTTCCGTTTTGGGGTTCGAGAAAACGTCGAAGACGTCGCCCTGCTCGACCGCGCGGCCGGCATCCATCACCGTTACACGATCGGCAATCTCGCGGACGACCTCCATCTCGTGGGTGATCAACATAATCGTGATGCCGAACTCAGAGTTGACCCGTTTGAGGAGCGCGAGCACCTCCTGTGAGGTCTCGGGATCGAGAGCGCTGGTGGCCTCGTCCGCGAGCAACACGCCAGGGTTCGTCGCGAGCGCTCTGGCAATGCCCACGCGCTGTTTCTGCCCGCCGGAGAGCTGGTCGGTGAACGCCGTCGCTTTGTCGCTCAGCCCGACAAAGTCGAGCAGCTCCGCAACCCGGCGCTTGCGTTCC
Proteins encoded:
- a CDS encoding methionine aminopeptidase, whose protein sequence is MSKRDWGIEDPAETYWYNTRTGEVEDGPQSLSVDRVGPFQSREEAANAQEIIAERARQWAEEDARED
- the map gene encoding type I methionyl aminopeptidase, translated to MPFDAQGFLVPGSLPAARTVPGTIARPPYVGLSVPPPYAGDNTYTESEIEKIRISGAIASRALDAVAEVVRPGVTTAELDRVAHESVVAAGAYPSTLGYRGYRASSCTSVNEVICHGIPDDTVLREGDIVNVDVTAYLDGFHGDTNRTFRVGAVPEEIDLLVERTHEAMMRGIKAARPGRAVNVIGRVIETYAKRFGYGVVRDFTGHGVGSSFHSGLIIPHYDSAPAYADVIRPGMVFTVEPMLTLGTHEWDQWDDGWTVTTRDRSVTAQFEHTIVVREDGFEILTLSE
- a CDS encoding FRG domain-containing protein, which translates into the protein MVKSNECERRSTDLVPEDDNDGSGGPKPGTSDDSVQPDEEAPNTYRSEAAQKSETENDNSSSVSAQEIAARIASANQFSHLMPTVGNKAWNDALSAALSGPAKEAAARIASANQFSHLMPTVGNKAWNDALSAALSGPAKEAAARIASANQFSHLMPTVGNKAWNDALSAALSGPAHEIAAKIASANEFNHWAIDDANTVWNDEVRNSLTPATREAADRISKSSLGWLQNYSGQTLEPALYARVARELANESFDSPESDYEPIRFESYPEDKVSTPAAIFERFEVTVESLSELMTQLDELTRRLAPLTVTWRGQANANWGLHSTLHREVRRAKEPIGEGLHQTANTIPTEREIVAAERYLLADVGARWRLGSSPAVETLARMQHRGIPTRLLDATRNPLLALWFAVTDPETAETDARLIAVAHRAVSQIDDSQAKEIDKAFWSEQYPFWFDFSSPKHRVTGAWGTGTRLREVIPPDYDKRILAQNAVFLLDGAPAITESVLERYNEIVDGDWRATDIAASMSVVLAPCDPSKTLANPDSDLSLTYSFRIPARLKEPIRETLKRTYGLDWETIYPDMEGIKGFLEGEPEWFSHVRETYL
- a CDS encoding zinc ribbon domain-containing protein — protein: MKASTRQQRLLLDLQDLDTLLARLRRQRATLPERTELEGLGSEHAAARDGFMRAQRELDTQRGELERIESDVATVQQRRDRDTEMLSSSTSSKEAQALQSELETLTRRQSELEDRELEIMEVLETAQAAFDEATQLLEGVDARRAEVTARLEAAERELDARIAAQSEERASVAAELQRDLLDLYEELRGRIGIGAARLRGNVSEGNNMALAPAELSDIRATAPDELVFCPGSGAILVRDYEE
- a CDS encoding methionine ABC transporter permease, whose product is MEQLFALFESGKFLEATFQTLLYVLVAMGLGGGIGLILGVCLTVTRQGGILPSPPTYWVLNFLVNFFRPIPFVLLIFALQPLARAVIGTGIGDPMAMFALAFAASFGIARLVEQNLLTVSPGVIEAARAMGAGPLRTILTVLIPEGLGPLVLGYTFAFIAVVDMTAMAGIIGGGGLGNFAMQYGFRQFNPWVTWSAVLLIIVIVQLVQVLGNAIARKLLRR
- a CDS encoding methionine ABC transporter ATP-binding protein; the encoded protein is MTRVQLIGVGKEYPARGKQAAPVVAVDDVSIDVASGEIHAVIGYSGAGKSTLLRLVNGLERATSGRILVGTDEITNLPESRVRVVRGGIGMIFQQFNLFHSKRVAANVEYPLIVAKVPPTERKRRVAELLDFVGLSDKATAFTDQLSGGQKQRVGIARALATNPGVLLADEATSALDPETSQEVLALLKRVNSEFGITIMLITHEMEVVREIADRVTVMDAGRAVEQGDVFDVFSNPKTETTKRFVATALPTEPNAAHLEELRRRHRGKLVTLTFRDGDVDQPVVFQTIADRGVGVSIVHGGVTDVGGRSFGRLTLELIGDDLKIEHAVAALAQHAELEVLA